From the Desulfosarcina sp. BuS5 genome, one window contains:
- the ahbD gene encoding heme b synthase → MQHKHKTGHPENQSGANLRLVAWEITRNCNLSCIHCRASATQGPYSGELDTETALRLIDQIADVGSPIVILTGGEPLLRSDIFEIASYGTKKGLRMVMAPNGTLITGAFAKKMIESGIKRISISLDGADKKSHDSFRGVEGAFAGALNGIKFAKEVGLEFQINTTITQKNLAQIPAIQDLAVELGAVAHHIFLLVPTGRGKYIADQEISSEEYERTLHWFYDQKKKTSLQLKATCAPHYYRILRQRAKEEGRKITFKTDGLDAVTRGCLGGTGFCFISHTGIVQPCGFLDLDCGDVTRTSFASIWNSSPIFLSLRDFDNLKGKCGKCEYKKVCGGCRARAYEATGDFLAEEPLCNYIPAAC, encoded by the coding sequence ATGCAGCATAAGCATAAAACCGGTCATCCCGAAAATCAAAGCGGCGCAAATCTTCGTCTTGTTGCGTGGGAGATTACACGTAATTGCAACCTTTCATGCATACACTGCCGCGCATCCGCCACCCAGGGCCCTTATAGCGGCGAACTTGATACTGAAACAGCGCTTCGTCTTATAGATCAGATAGCCGATGTGGGCAGCCCGATAGTAATACTTACAGGCGGCGAACCATTGTTAAGGTCTGACATTTTTGAAATAGCATCGTATGGTACCAAAAAAGGACTCCGTATGGTGATGGCCCCCAACGGTACCTTGATAACCGGGGCTTTTGCAAAAAAAATGATCGAATCGGGCATTAAAAGAATCAGCATCAGCCTGGATGGAGCCGATAAAAAGAGCCATGACAGTTTCAGGGGAGTCGAAGGAGCTTTTGCAGGTGCTCTTAACGGTATAAAATTTGCCAAAGAGGTTGGCCTGGAATTTCAGATAAATACAACTATAACACAGAAAAATCTTGCTCAAATTCCTGCTATCCAGGATCTGGCAGTGGAATTAGGCGCGGTGGCTCATCATATCTTTCTCCTGGTTCCAACCGGGCGCGGTAAATATATTGCCGACCAGGAGATATCATCTGAAGAATATGAACGTACCCTGCACTGGTTTTATGATCAAAAAAAGAAAACTTCCCTGCAACTCAAAGCCACCTGCGCACCCCACTATTATCGTATTTTACGACAAAGAGCCAAAGAAGAAGGCAGGAAAATAACCTTTAAAACAGACGGGCTCGATGCAGTAACCAGGGGATGCCTGGGCGGCACAGGTTTTTGCTTTATTTCCCATACCGGCATTGTACAGCCCTGTGGATTCCTCGATCTTGATTGCGGGGATGTAACCAGAACATCATTTGCTTCTATCTGGAACAGCTCCCCGATTTTTTTATCCTTGCGTGATTTTGACAATCTCAAAGGTAAATGCGGGAAGTGCGAATATAAAAAAGTCTGTGGCGGATGCCGGGCCAGGGCTTATGAAGCTACCGGTGATTTTCTGGCTGAAGAACCTCTCTGCAACTATATTCCGGCTGCCTGCTGA